One Paenibacillus riograndensis SBR5 DNA segment encodes these proteins:
- the istA gene encoding IS21 family transposase, which yields MRNEEYLTVQEMKQKGMSISRIAQLLGRDRKTIRRWLNGKPPDKQHHLPNLQKLDPYKDYIYQRMNEGCINAVMLLKEIRHKGYQGEATLLREYMRPLRSQIQAKGGNRREALPGEEARVDWGEITVNLHGIQTKLYLFVMTLEYSQIIYAEFMENQKLETLLNCQLHAMEYFGGVTRHVIYENLRSVSSGLDSQGRIVWNRRLIQFAGHYHFMMGFYGSRFNSSRGERGIRFVKRNFRVNEYTFTQLGEMNDKVWDWMDDMANKSVHEASAERLVDRLAREELQQINRDRFEIADHHFRKVSNDCLVSYQANHYSVPGHFAGQVVHILEQDGCIRVFHGTQEIAVHQKAFGKQQIFRQEEHSRTGRKSDSNRVK from the coding sequence ATGAGAAACGAGGAGTATCTCACGGTCCAGGAAATGAAGCAAAAAGGGATGAGCATTAGCCGAATTGCCCAACTGCTGGGCAGGGACCGTAAAACGATCCGCAGATGGCTAAACGGGAAGCCGCCTGATAAACAGCATCATTTGCCCAATCTACAAAAGCTGGACCCTTATAAAGACTATATTTATCAGCGGATGAATGAAGGATGTATAAATGCGGTTATGCTCCTAAAGGAAATCCGGCACAAAGGATATCAAGGCGAAGCCACCCTGCTGAGGGAATATATGCGGCCCCTGCGTTCCCAAATCCAGGCCAAGGGCGGGAACCGCAGAGAGGCGCTACCCGGTGAAGAAGCGAGGGTGGACTGGGGCGAGATTACTGTCAATCTGCATGGCATACAAACCAAGCTATATCTTTTTGTCATGACCTTGGAGTATTCCCAAATAATCTATGCAGAATTTATGGAGAATCAAAAGCTTGAAACCCTATTGAACTGCCAACTCCATGCCATGGAATATTTCGGCGGTGTTACGAGGCATGTAATATATGAGAATTTGCGGAGTGTCTCAAGCGGCTTGGACAGTCAGGGAAGGATCGTCTGGAACCGGCGGCTTATCCAGTTTGCCGGGCACTATCATTTTATGATGGGGTTCTACGGTTCCCGCTTCAATAGCAGCCGCGGGGAGCGGGGCATAAGGTTCGTGAAACGCAACTTCCGGGTAAATGAATACACCTTTACGCAGTTGGGCGAAATGAATGATAAAGTATGGGATTGGATGGATGATATGGCCAATAAGAGTGTGCACGAAGCCTCGGCGGAGAGACTCGTAGATCGCTTGGCACGGGAAGAACTGCAGCAAATCAACAGGGATCGCTTTGAAATCGCAGATCATCATTTCAGAAAGGTCTCTAATGACTGCCTGGTATCCTACCAAGCGAACCATTATTCAGTTCCCGGGCATTTTGCGGGGCAGGTGGTTCATATTCTTGAACAAGACGGGTGTATCCGTGTCTTTCATGGAACACAAGAGATAGCGGTTCATCAAAAGGCGTTTGGGAAGCAACAGATTTTCCGGCAAGAGGAGCACTCCAGGACGGGGCGCAAATCAGACAGCAACAGAGTAAAGTAA
- a CDS encoding thioesterase II family protein has protein sequence MKFLFCLPYAGGSGSIYYKWSTLLSDTIQLCPIELKGRGKRIHEVFYEDIDEAVNDIYVQLKDKIDQHEYAIFGHSMGSRLAYKLYYKIDKMNNRKPKHIFFSGCGAPNIPRRKSMLHSLPDPLFIQRIMEMGGTPEEFVTNKDLQKLCLPILRNDFRILEKDRYTEHEQKLGCDISILSGNKDTLSAEAIVSWKNYTDRQCKLYMFEGNHFYINHHADDITAIINQTLNE, from the coding sequence ATGAAATTCCTATTTTGTCTGCCGTATGCTGGCGGTTCAGGTTCAATCTATTACAAATGGAGCACACTTCTGAGCGATACGATACAGCTCTGTCCGATTGAGTTAAAGGGGAGAGGGAAACGCATCCATGAGGTTTTTTATGAAGATATAGATGAAGCGGTTAATGATATCTACGTTCAGCTGAAAGACAAGATTGACCAACATGAGTATGCCATTTTTGGCCATAGCATGGGAAGCCGGCTGGCTTATAAGCTGTATTATAAAATTGACAAAATGAATAATAGAAAACCCAAGCATATATTTTTCTCGGGATGCGGGGCGCCGAATATCCCCAGGCGGAAAAGTATGCTTCATAGCTTGCCTGATCCTTTGTTTATTCAGAGGATTATGGAAATGGGGGGGACCCCTGAGGAGTTCGTTACGAATAAGGACTTGCAGAAATTATGTCTCCCTATACTAAGAAACGATTTTAGAATTCTGGAAAAAGACAGGTACACCGAACATGAGCAGAAGCTTGGCTGCGACATCTCTATATTATCCGGGAACAAAGACACGTTGAGCGCTGAAGCGATCGTTTCATGGAAAAACTATACGGATAGGCAATGCAAGCTGTATATGTTCGAAGGAAATCATTTTTATATTAACCATCATGCAGATGATATTACAGCTATTATTAATCAGACCTTAAATGAATAG
- a CDS encoding ABC transporter permease, protein MVKNQLKLMFRNRTAVFATIAVPLILTFLFSFSQGSSQERLYVADADHSAYSKQLMDMIQRHNQVKIVHSDEATIKKKVDDQDIPFGLVVKQGFGSRLSSGEDLPVYFVQNYENGDGTILEEIITSEVSTLQKVIHDSQVISTELNADGSGITASVFKGINEASNLTIDDQTLSNGEKTHDNATARLIGFLVMFIWFVVIQGLRTLIDERENNTFSRLLSTPVDYKKYLLAKMTATYLFGAVHVLVILAAGKYLLKISIADNALAVGILFAAYLFALTSITMIVIPFMRNQKQFTSSASIIIAVTGMLGGSFFSMEMAPGFMRVLSRFTPESWAIQSLSAVIFDHQPMTSEWVPLAVFAGIGVVGLAAGFLFMNRELKALRG, encoded by the coding sequence ATGGTAAAAAACCAGCTGAAACTGATGTTTCGAAATAGGACCGCGGTATTTGCAACAATTGCAGTGCCCTTAATCCTGACCTTCTTATTTTCCTTTTCCCAGGGGAGCAGCCAGGAACGCTTATATGTAGCGGATGCGGATCATAGTGCCTATTCGAAGCAGCTCATGGATATGATCCAGAGGCATAACCAGGTGAAAATTGTACATTCCGACGAGGCCACTATCAAAAAAAAGGTTGACGACCAGGATATTCCCTTTGGTTTGGTAGTGAAGCAGGGGTTTGGCAGCCGTCTGTCATCCGGTGAAGATTTACCTGTTTATTTTGTACAAAATTATGAAAACGGCGATGGGACAATTCTGGAGGAGATTATTACCAGCGAAGTGAGCACGCTCCAAAAGGTTATTCATGACTCACAAGTGATCTCCACAGAACTGAATGCAGATGGCTCAGGCATTACAGCCAGTGTATTTAAGGGGATCAATGAGGCCTCGAATCTAACGATAGATGATCAGACTTTAAGTAATGGAGAGAAGACCCATGACAATGCCACAGCAAGGTTAATCGGTTTTCTGGTCATGTTCATTTGGTTCGTCGTCATTCAGGGATTACGGACCTTAATTGATGAAAGAGAAAACAATACGTTTAGCAGATTGCTAAGCACACCTGTTGATTACAAAAAATATCTGCTGGCAAAGATGACGGCGACCTATCTGTTTGGAGCTGTTCATGTCCTGGTCATTTTGGCCGCCGGCAAGTATTTGCTTAAGATTAGTATCGCAGACAACGCGCTTGCGGTTGGCATTCTATTCGCTGCTTATTTATTTGCCTTAACCAGCATCACTATGATTGTTATACCATTTATGCGGAATCAGAAGCAGTTTACGTCTTCAGCTTCAATAATCATAGCCGTAACCGGAATGCTCGGCGGTTCCTTTTTCTCCATGGAAATGGCTCCAGGGTTCATGCGGGTCCTATCCAGGTTCACTCCGGAATCGTGGGCAATCCAATCCTTATCAGCCGTTATTTTTGACCATCAGCCTATGACTTCAGAATGGGTTCCGCTGGCAGTATTCGCAGGGATCGGGGTTGTAGGCCTCGCAGCCGGCTTCTTATTCATGAACAGAGAACTTAAGGCATTGAGGGGCTAA
- a CDS encoding ABC transporter permease, whose translation MRKLLRLFLLDLRLLTKNKTFYLKLILFPSILILILGTVFSDSSSKIKTFNVAFYNADKGSSEGTHFVSLGNVLRDNVFKQEDLKQIVNLKETTSYKQGKQLLQDGKAAVFVYVPETFTKTAMNNEKTDIVLMGDNDKPLDKEIVATILDRFNASVRTMNVEQRTILQSISSTGNIPKDKIEKVMSQISGNKQLSLKIPVVPTNKDAVPIDAMQYYSIAMVVMFSIMTAFVLVHSIVDEKQNHTLFRIKSTPTLNIQYVLGKLFGIILSVVIQMIVVIMISRVVFQMKWGNPLELLVITIVYAFAIGSIILLWGFTAKDHVTVSSLASPVLYIFSFLGGSFITKSGLPDSLRVIQEIIPNGKAINSYLKVCQGVGLSGMYIDLLELIGIGLIFIIFNIRVYSGKRWNKSAIYSHGKKPAETDVSK comes from the coding sequence GTGAGAAAGCTATTACGTTTATTTCTATTGGATTTGCGGCTGTTAACTAAAAATAAAACATTTTATCTAAAGCTTATTCTGTTTCCATCCATTCTAATCCTCATCCTGGGAACGGTATTTAGTGATTCGAGCTCCAAGATCAAAACCTTTAATGTAGCTTTTTATAATGCTGATAAGGGCTCTTCGGAAGGGACTCATTTCGTATCCTTGGGAAATGTCTTAAGGGACAATGTATTCAAACAAGAGGACCTGAAACAAATTGTAAATTTAAAAGAAACCACCAGCTATAAGCAAGGCAAGCAATTACTCCAGGACGGTAAGGCTGCAGTATTTGTTTACGTACCGGAAACCTTCACCAAGACCGCCATGAATAATGAAAAAACGGATATCGTCCTGATGGGTGACAACGATAAACCACTGGATAAAGAGATCGTTGCGACTATTCTGGACCGGTTCAATGCAAGTGTCAGGACAATGAATGTTGAACAACGGACGATCCTCCAGTCCATAAGCAGTACAGGCAATATTCCTAAGGACAAAATAGAAAAGGTTATGAGCCAAATCTCAGGAAATAAGCAGCTTAGTCTTAAAATACCGGTGGTGCCAACCAATAAAGATGCCGTGCCTATAGATGCTATGCAGTATTATTCGATCGCAATGGTAGTTATGTTCTCCATTATGACGGCATTTGTGCTGGTTCACAGCATAGTGGATGAGAAGCAGAACCACACCCTGTTCCGAATCAAATCCACACCTACCTTGAATATACAATATGTGCTCGGCAAACTTTTCGGGATTATTTTATCTGTTGTGATCCAAATGATCGTTGTGATCATGATTAGCCGGGTTGTGTTTCAGATGAAATGGGGAAACCCTTTAGAGCTGCTTGTTATTACTATTGTTTATGCTTTTGCCATCGGCAGCATTATTCTGCTATGGGGATTTACCGCGAAAGACCATGTGACTGTATCCAGCTTAGCTTCTCCTGTGCTGTACATTTTCAGCTTTTTGGGCGGGAGCTTTATCACCAAAAGCGGATTGCCGGATAGCCTGCGCGTCATTCAGGAGATCATCCCTAATGGTAAAGCAATAAATTCATATCTAAAGGTATGCCAGGGGGTAGGCCTGAGCGGCATGTATATTGATTTGTTGGAGCTTATAGGTATAGGACTGATATTTATTATCTTTAACATTAGGGTATACAGCGGAAAAAGGTGGAATAAAAGTGCAATTTATAGTCATGGTAAAAAACCAGCTGAAACTGATGTTTCGAAATAG
- a CDS encoding ABC transporter ATP-binding protein, which yields MLELTNLTKKYNDITVVNNISLNVKRGEIFGLLGPNGAGKSTTVSMISTVLTPTSGSITIDNKSLREKPADIKKIMGIVPQDLALYQALSAKENLEFFGSLYGLSGKKLKNRTNEVLDIIELQDKKNQDVAEFSGGMKRRVNIGVALMNDPKLLILDEPTVGIDPQSRNHILETVKKLNQDRGMTVIYTSHYMEEVEYLCKNVAIIDHGSLIALGTKEELKQSLAACDTLTVNYSEASEGALEQLNRIPGISKVNIEGNQISMLVSTNDKNVIEIVDEIKKLGIKLTSFKYEEVNLESIFLQITGKALRG from the coding sequence ATGCTTGAATTAACAAATTTGACCAAAAAATACAATGATATCACTGTTGTTAATAATATTTCCCTAAATGTGAAGCGTGGTGAGATTTTTGGCTTGTTAGGTCCTAATGGAGCCGGAAAGTCAACGACCGTATCCATGATAAGTACAGTGCTTACGCCAACCAGCGGAAGTATAACCATTGATAATAAATCCCTTAGGGAAAAACCTGCAGACATCAAAAAAATTATGGGCATTGTGCCGCAGGATTTGGCGCTGTACCAAGCCTTAAGCGCCAAGGAGAATCTGGAGTTTTTCGGCAGCCTGTATGGACTTTCCGGAAAAAAACTGAAAAACAGAACCAACGAAGTATTGGATATCATCGAATTACAGGATAAGAAAAACCAGGATGTAGCCGAGTTTTCCGGAGGGATGAAGCGCCGGGTCAATATAGGGGTCGCGCTTATGAATGATCCCAAGCTGCTGATCCTGGATGAACCCACGGTAGGCATTGACCCTCAATCCCGGAACCATATCCTGGAGACTGTGAAAAAACTCAATCAAGACAGAGGAATGACGGTGATTTATACAAGTCACTACATGGAGGAAGTGGAGTACTTATGCAAGAATGTTGCCATCATCGACCACGGCTCCTTGATCGCGCTGGGAACCAAGGAAGAACTAAAGCAAAGCCTGGCGGCGTGTGACACGCTGACAGTGAATTATAGCGAAGCGAGTGAAGGCGCACTTGAACAGTTAAACCGGATTCCCGGTATTTCCAAGGTTAATATAGAGGGCAATCAGATCAGCATGCTGGTTTCCACGAATGACAAGAATGTGATTGAGATTGTGGATGAAATCAAAAAATTAGGAATCAAACTTACCAGTTTCAAATATGAGGAAGTTAACCTGGAAAGTATTTTTCTGCAGATAACAGGCAAGGCCTTAAGGGGGTAG
- a CDS encoding response regulator, with amino-acid sequence MVDIMIVDDQQIVREGLKMILSLHEEINVIGEASNGEEALELLSYTSPEVILMDIKMPVMNGIEATKLVKAKYPGIKVIILTTFNDSEYIFTGLKNGADGYILKDSGSQEIISSIKTACEGNILLNPKITREVVNALNSVNNAGTENLRNEQILQLLTPRELEVAKCIMEGKSNKEISSDLFITEGTVKNYVSRMLEKLELKNRTELTLCLQKSL; translated from the coding sequence ATGGTAGATATTATGATAGTGGATGATCAGCAAATTGTCCGGGAAGGCTTGAAGATGATTCTTAGCCTGCATGAGGAAATCAATGTTATCGGTGAAGCGTCCAACGGAGAAGAAGCCTTGGAGCTTCTCAGCTACACTTCCCCTGAAGTTATTCTGATGGATATCAAAATGCCGGTAATGAACGGAATTGAAGCGACAAAATTGGTGAAAGCCAAATACCCCGGGATCAAGGTGATCATTCTTACTACGTTTAATGACAGTGAGTATATTTTTACAGGTCTGAAAAATGGGGCAGACGGGTACATTCTAAAAGATTCAGGCTCTCAGGAAATCATTTCTTCCATTAAAACTGCTTGTGAGGGGAATATTCTGCTGAATCCCAAGATTACACGGGAAGTAGTGAATGCGCTGAATTCTGTAAATAATGCAGGTACTGAGAACCTGCGGAATGAGCAGATTCTGCAGCTGCTTACACCACGTGAGCTGGAGGTAGCCAAATGCATTATGGAAGGCAAAAGCAATAAAGAGATCAGCAGTGACTTATTTATTACTGAAGGTACTGTCAAAAATTATGTCTCACGAATGCTGGAGAAACTTGAGCTGAAGAATAGAACCGAATTAACCCTATGTCTGCAAAAATCGCTATAA
- a CDS encoding sensor histidine kinase, translating into MKDLYTAGNRMLVQKMLKGFSLFSIFTTILQDYPGDTQSILFLTLIAVLLLVNDFTRVKFQNQTKALWYVSFILSNLLAGFLLFKVYCIGTQIYIIILLVEIIVSTHKIPVYVLCLHFSIFTASLIADHTTLRDILSSYLIIISIVYLFRNVLIEKARTQELNQELQIANTTLQEYSNKIQELTISQERTRIAQELHDSLGHYLIALNMNLEYASTIVDVETDKAKLAIQKSQQLSKECIVNLRKTVVLLGDERASKELLQSLHEIFDNFLETNKIQFELNMDEDIEYVDSDIKNCIYKTVQESITNGIKHGQATHFSIAIHKYSDHISLLVHNNGADCKEIIKSKGIQGIENRILALGGKVVFYSGESSGFRVEANIPKITVDFGFNKEAHSW; encoded by the coding sequence ATGAAAGATCTATATACAGCCGGTAATCGAATGCTTGTGCAAAAAATGCTCAAGGGATTTTCTTTGTTTTCGATTTTTACGACGATTCTTCAAGATTATCCGGGGGACACGCAATCCATTCTGTTTCTTACCCTTATTGCTGTACTATTGCTCGTGAACGATTTCACCAGAGTCAAGTTTCAGAATCAGACTAAGGCCCTGTGGTATGTATCTTTTATTCTAAGCAATCTATTGGCTGGTTTTTTATTGTTTAAGGTCTACTGTATAGGCACGCAAATCTACATCATTATTCTGCTTGTTGAGATCATTGTCAGCACACACAAAATTCCTGTATATGTATTGTGCCTGCATTTTTCTATTTTTACGGCTTCGCTGATAGCAGATCATACTACCCTCAGGGATATTTTATCTTCCTATTTAATTATCATTTCCATTGTTTATTTGTTCCGGAATGTTTTGATTGAGAAGGCAAGAACCCAAGAGCTAAATCAGGAACTGCAAATTGCCAACACGACACTGCAGGAGTACTCAAACAAGATTCAAGAGCTGACCATCTCCCAGGAGAGAACGAGGATTGCCCAAGAACTTCATGATTCACTGGGGCACTACCTTATAGCCTTAAATATGAATCTTGAATATGCCAGTACAATCGTGGATGTGGAGACAGATAAGGCAAAGCTGGCCATTCAGAAGTCGCAGCAGCTTTCCAAGGAGTGTATCGTCAATCTCAGGAAAACAGTGGTGCTTCTGGGGGATGAGAGAGCTTCTAAAGAACTCTTGCAGTCCCTTCACGAGATCTTCGACAACTTTCTCGAAACGAATAAGATTCAATTTGAACTGAACATGGATGAAGATATTGAATATGTGGATTCCGATATCAAAAATTGTATTTACAAGACCGTACAGGAGTCTATCACCAATGGTATTAAGCACGGGCAGGCTACACACTTTTCCATTGCCATTCATAAATATTCCGATCATATCTCCTTGCTCGTTCATAATAATGGAGCAGACTGCAAAGAGATCATCAAATCCAAGGGGATTCAGGGGATAGAGAACAGGATCTTAGCCCTGGGCGGAAAGGTTGTTTTTTACTCGGGCGAATCTTCAGGATTTCGTGTTGAGGCCAATATTCCTAAAATTACTGTTGATTTCGGGTTTAACAAGGAGGCACATTCATGGTAG